A segment of the Toxotes jaculatrix isolate fToxJac2 chromosome 2, fToxJac2.pri, whole genome shotgun sequence genome:
ATGCGATTTATACCAGCATGTAGGTTTCAGTCTCTCAGGCTGCCTACCAACATAGGAGTGTGTTTAGAATTGAGTGTACATAGTGTGTCAAGTCTGTTGATCACAAAATTAACTCTGTGAGTCCTTGCCTTGACTTCcattcatgttatttttatgatgttttaataaaatgaacatttcttATATTTCGTAGTATGTGAATTGGATTATTTCTCACGTCTGATATAACTGTACATGCAAACTGACTTTAATGTGTGGTACATTTCTGCttatgtgttttacatttttgaaagtACTTCTGTTTGGCACATTCAAGTAAACATCCAGTTTGTCAGAAATCATGGCTTTATTCTCGTGGAAATTATGAAACACCATTTGTCGAATTATCAACACGTCAAGAAGCAAATGCTCAACGACCCGTTAGAGAAAAAACTCCACTCTGAACCCTCGGCCTGCACCCCCACCAGAGCTATCAGACCCATAACAGTAGTGTGAGTCCAGTGTAATACTCCCAACggttaggattttttttttttttttttatcattcatCTATCTTGGTTTAATAATTACACATCTGGCATACAACAGTTTGACCACTCAAATATGGTGGAGAGGTCTAGTTAGAATAACAGCCAGTCAAATATTTAATTGTACGTTAACCGATTATAAAGCTAGGCAAAGATGAATTATGTGCCCTGTAACTTATCAGCCACAGTCAGTGAGGGGATGGGATGTATTCAAAGGCGAAATAACATTTACACTTGCCAGTGATACAATCCAACAGCACTGCacagcctcagctgctgtgtgattacaaagttgaatcaacacgCCTCTACCAGAATCAAAACACCTGAGCTGCACAACACGACTGATGGCTGAGTTTCATTGAATTGCATTAACATATactgggtgtttttttgttttctgtctccaggGAATCATTTTGCACAAGGAGTAGCCATGTTTGCTTTGTATATTGAAACCTCAGTGTTTTGCTAAAATGTGCCATTTGTCTGTTGATGTTAATGATTCAATTTGTTGTATTTAGGTTATTTTTTCCAGCACTGTGAGAAATTACTAAAGAAGGAAATACGTCACCCTGGATGATATGCAATATATCATCTGATGCACATAAACAGTAAATACTcttttattagtttttattgCCACATTCCTTACACAGTGTGCATAACGATCATTCATCTGCCGCtcttccttcacttccatcttTGGTCAGATCGAACAAACAGAATGATCTGAACATCTGAATAAACATTAACTCAATCTGTGGCAAATCAAAAGGCCCAGCTGCACGAGATTATCTGCATGGCTGTCGTGGAAAGCCAGATGTCCAGCATAGAAAGGGGATAGGTAGCGTAGGTAGACCGGCtctgaggagtttctacatacACCAACACCAACCAGGGATTGAACTGAATCAAAACCCAACGAAAATACTGAAAGCCGCgttctttcactctctgtcgTTTACAACTTTCACAcgtctcacacgcacacacacgaaTTTGCAGGCACCGTTATACTGTTTGGAAAGAAACTATAGGGTTCTAGGAAAAGTTATCCGCTGTAACTGAATCATATTTGACTATGTGCAAAACTTTGTGGACAGCATCAGCCACCGGTAGCTGGAGTAGCGGCAGGTAATTTTGGCCATGCTCCAGTCTATATACTGAGAGTGTTGAGAGCTGGTACTAAAGTAACCGCTTCCGgcaggttctggttctggtccaCGCTTCCTTTGCTCTGGAGAAACTTCTGCCGATGCCTCTCCTCCTGacgcttcttcttctcttgcctctgctgctctttcctCTGCTTGTTAGATACCTGGGAatgatggaaacaaaaacatgtttgtaagTAACTTCATTTTGACCGAGATgtttaatgaataaaatgaattcTAACGTAAAAGAGACTCGGGTTACAATTAATTTGGTGAGATAGGCTGTGAAACAAAATGGCAGTTAACAGGAATCCCTAAAACTGAAACTTTTGTGTCAGATGAAAAATTCCTCCTTTGAGTCCACCTTAAGTTTTTGTACATTGCTGCCCTCTGCTGAGTGCTTGTGCTCACTGcagtctgtggctgcagctctgcaggctGAGCAGGATCCCGAGGCACACTGGCCCTGGCAGGACTGGCCCAGCACAGAGCCAACTAGCCATTCAGCATTGATGGTTGCCGCACTCAGCTGGAGGAGATTCTCCTCATCACctaaagcagaaaacacaaacataaagacatGTATATAACAAGTCAGTGTGATACAATAGTCACTGTCACAATCAGAAAACCAGTCTACACAAGCACAGGCTGATCTGTCTATGTTATCACTGGACAACGTAGCTGAAAGGACAAGTCTGAATGCATGATGGTTATAAAGTCTGCAACAAAGTTGGTTCCTAGTTGCTCTCTTTTGCCTTGACAGTCTAATCCTTCCTGCAGCTAATGAGTCCAGTCTAACTTCTGACCCTGGATTCCTCGATTCTTGATGGAGCTCAGGATCACGTTGTCCTCCTCCGAGGCCGTGGGGGAAGGGTTTTTCTGCCTGTCCCTCTGACCATCCCCGAACTCACGCTGCTGGCCTCGTGAATTCTGCATGTTCTGGCGACGGCAAAGGCAAGAaatcatcagaaacacattagtAGAGCTAGCCTCAATAGGTGTACCATTACAACACTCAAGCCTGTAAATGTTTAACATGACACATTCTTCACATCTACAGATGCAGGCCTGGAATTTACTATATGATTTCAGCTATTACAATATATACCTCTATGCGGAGCTGAGCAGGACTCTCAGAGTTGTCTCCGATCCGCCTCACACTGTCATAATGATCTCCGTAACGGTAGGCAATGTGTAGCTCTCTGCACACCTGCTTCTCTGCACCATTTATCTAAAATTAAGACATAACATATAAACTGTGTGGTGTACCAAAAAGGTGTTCGATATCACAGAGTAGCAGCACATTAGATTACATGGTGTCATTTTAAAGTCTCTGCCTGTCCCTACCTCCCACAGCGGTGTGTTCAGCTGATGGATGACCACTTTCACCTGCTGACTGCGAGCAAAGGCCACAATAGCGTCATTGCCAGCAAAAGTACCAGGCTGCGAAAGGTTGGACACTGGGtggaaggaaacaaaaacatttactcaCAAGATAAACCTAAGCAGTGATCAGTTTAACCAACAAATAAGTTTTGCCCTAGTTTGTACTTGTTTTTTCGAATGATATGCATCCTGAAGCACAAAAATGACAGGAAGTCTGAAAACATGAATACTATTTGTGTAGCAAAACTGTGTTCTTTATATCATCCCTATactatgtctgtgaatgttctcattcatccaggtcatagttctctctttgaaaattgaatcgaaaaTTGAATTGAAGGCACTAGTCTGacttggtcagactagtgcggactagatagaccgatgcgtatgaactgatgaagccccttggataagaggcgaaacgtcttcccagacaaacatatgtccagttgccttcgattcaattttcaaagagatcCCTATACTATGAATCACCTAGGAACCCCCCTGGGGTTGGGAACAACTGATAAACACAATCTGCTGCTCCATTGCAAGCAGAAGTGATGACCACCAGGGGTCAGCGCATAGTTGCTGCTCaaaactctctcttttaaagcaATAGACTCAGCATTTAAAGTAACATCACATAATTGTTCATTGTCAGAGAGATATTAGTAAAAGTCTCTTATCTGATCAcagtctttttatttccttttgttgATTTAGTCAGTGTCGGACACTGGGTCATTTTCTTACAGTGCTGTGAGAAGGGCACGTCATCCTCGACAAAGGGTTCAAAGTCTTGTCGATGAGACATCATATACTGAACAGTCTCCTGGCGAAGCCGCAGGTGACCCCGGGAGTGACCCTCTAACTGGTCGCCTAGAGCTCTGAACAGGCAGTTTCTGCAGGATATAAAGCCAAAATGAAAGTTCCTCAGTGATAAAGCTGGCAGCATGTTTCAATCAAAGGCTCATATCATTGCCATTGCCAGCTAATGCCGTTGTTACAGCCGGCATTAGCTGGAAAAGTTATACGTTTTGGATAATAACCTTTGGCCCAGTGACAAACATGACTGATGAATATTGACAAACTATGGCACTTGTGACATTTGCCTTTACTATGCAGCAGCACAGGCAAGTACTTTAGTTAACAGtccattgttattgttattgtggGATAGGGAGAAATAGACATGGAGGATGGAGACATTATGTTCCTCCTGGTTAGTAATGCTGAAA
Coding sequences within it:
- the otud3 gene encoding OTU domain-containing protein 3 isoform X1 encodes the protein MSRKQTSKPVRSNKKNELERKRDERAARRAIVKDRKNRAQDGDEGAEFVSFSNQLQALGLKLREVPGDGNCLFRALGDQLEGHSRGHLRLRQETVQYMMSHRQDFEPFVEDDVPFSQHLSNLSQPGTFAGNDAIVAFARSQQVKVVIHQLNTPLWEINGAEKQVCRELHIAYRYGDHYDSVRRIGDNSESPAQLRIENMQNSRGQQREFGDGQRDRQKNPSPTASEEDNVILSSIKNRGIQGDEENLLQLSAATINAEWLVGSVLGQSCQGQCASGSCSACRAAATDCSEHKHSAEGSNVQKLKVSNKQRKEQQRQEKKKRQEERHRQKFLQSKGSVDQNQNLPEAVTLVPALNTLSI
- the otud3 gene encoding OTU domain-containing protein 3 isoform X2; this encodes MSRKQTSKPVRSNKKNELERKRDERAARRAIVKDRKNRAQDGDEGAEFVSFSNQLQALGLKLREVPGDGNCLFRALGDQLEGHSRGHLRLRQETVQYMMSHRQDFEPFVEDDVPFSQHLSNLSQPGTFAGNDAIVAFARSQQVKVVIHQLNTPLWEINGAEKQVCRELHIAYRYGDHYDSVRRIGDNSESPAQLRIENMQNSRGQQREFGDGQRDRQKNPSPTASEEDNVILSSIKNRGIQGDEENLLQLSAATINAEWLVGSVLGQSCQGQCASGSCSACRAAATDCSI